From the genome of Winogradskyella forsetii, one region includes:
- a CDS encoding nuclease-related domain-containing protein — protein sequence MTIVLGQIESLVRIRETLDEKGITRFNSIGEIKTFINNYNNEIEEALFKIQNDVDLEIDDLLAEQHTLQKEYDTIQSNATTKWEARISKLNTRCNSLATKPTKNAYIETAIWYQLQFFKLIKFLLEKNFNRLVSWQTHKKGSILKTKINEIKAKMPNRQATISNRYTKKLNELEHMKEVAYSLNDLIAGAIGESLVEKELKKLPDTYVLFNDFSVKFNEPIYNKRENDRIYSIQIDHLLVSRAGIFIIETKNWSKASIERYDMRSPVSQIKRASFALFVILNSNNSAKSRFLNKHHWGDRKLKIRNLIVMINHKPKEEFKFVTVKALNELNDFINYFEPIYTDSEVTNIAHRLNNIKNHGPE from the coding sequence ATGACAATTGTCCTTGGCCAAATAGAATCTTTAGTAAGGATTAGAGAAACCTTAGATGAAAAAGGCATCACTAGATTTAATTCTATTGGTGAGATCAAAACATTCATTAATAATTATAACAACGAAATAGAGGAAGCGCTCTTTAAAATCCAAAATGACGTTGATCTCGAAATAGATGACTTATTAGCTGAGCAGCATACATTGCAAAAAGAATATGACACCATACAATCCAATGCAACAACTAAGTGGGAAGCTAGAATCAGCAAACTAAATACCAGATGTAATTCCTTAGCAACAAAGCCAACCAAAAATGCATATATAGAAACTGCGATCTGGTATCAATTGCAGTTCTTTAAATTAATAAAGTTTCTATTAGAGAAAAATTTCAATAGACTCGTTAGTTGGCAGACTCATAAAAAAGGAAGTATTCTTAAAACAAAAATAAATGAGATAAAGGCAAAAATGCCAAATAGACAAGCAACCATTTCAAATCGCTATACCAAAAAACTTAACGAACTTGAACATATGAAGGAAGTCGCTTATTCATTAAACGACTTAATCGCAGGAGCAATCGGTGAAAGTTTAGTAGAAAAAGAGCTTAAAAAATTACCGGATACGTATGTCCTATTCAATGACTTTTCGGTCAAATTCAATGAACCCATTTACAATAAACGTGAGAATGACCGTATTTACAGTATTCAAATCGATCATCTTTTAGTAAGCAGAGCGGGTATTTTTATTATAGAAACAAAGAACTGGAGTAAAGCATCCATTGAAAGGTATGATATGAGATCACCAGTGAGTCAAATAAAGAGGGCAAGTTTTGCACTTTTTGTGATTCTAAATAGCAACAATTCCGCAAAGAGCAGATTTCTGAACAAACATCATTGGGGAGATAGAAAATTAAAAATAAGAAATCTTATTGTGATGATTAATCATAAACCAAAGGAAGAGTTCAAATTTGTAACTGTTAAAGCTTTAAATGAGTTAAACGATTTCATCAACTATTTTGAGCCTATATATACGGATTCAGAAGTCACAAATATTGCTCATCGTTTAAACAACATTAAAAATCATGGACCAGAATAA
- a CDS encoding ATP-dependent helicase, translating into MAEIVGSDMEELDEFEQIIYHINSGNNFLLSGGAGSGKTYTLVQVIKKCIEDYPTSKVACMTYTNAAVKEIEERVNHKNLNVTTIHDFLWDNIKHFQKELKQSLVSLANDELITRIKISTVDLVPNDFFDELEKGIQYKEYLRLQDGIISHDELLILANHLFLTYPKLSDILKDRFKFIFVDEYQDTSKLVIEIFLEHFKLSDKKNIIGFFGDAMQCIYDNTVGNLDAYKGEENDEVREVKKQQNRRNPKLVIDLANRLRTDGLVQTESDDENAPNMDEGGVLKTGNIQFLYSDINNIQEIKEYLGWDFSDSKNTKELNLTHNLIADKAGIRNLMNIYNSDGVLKYKNRVRKYIKDNGIDEDFSEMTFGEVLDFLVGVNPTNTMQQFIDDNPELYDFARNQNWNVLSKIYVDKDQLLDDKKQSEDDENKKGSKRDALIRHLFKIETNIFLYSNKRYNEFLRATDYRFNIRNIEDKRVLKASIESLIDVGEKTIEHVIIEANENGICLIDDKLEGFKTNKEYIFNRVKNVKYKEFQKLYNYLEGFTPFSTQHKTKGAEFDNVLVILDNGGWNNYNFKNLFLVAGTESVLERTQKLFYVCCTRSKEKLAIYFNSPSNNVIAKAKEWFGEANVIKV; encoded by the coding sequence ATGGCTGAAATAGTAGGAAGTGATATGGAAGAACTAGACGAATTTGAACAAATAATATACCATATTAACAGTGGTAATAATTTCTTGTTAAGTGGTGGAGCAGGTAGTGGAAAAACATATACTCTAGTACAAGTTATTAAAAAATGTATCGAGGATTACCCTACTTCAAAGGTTGCTTGTATGACATATACTAATGCAGCAGTTAAAGAAATTGAAGAAAGAGTAAATCATAAAAATTTAAACGTAACTACAATACATGACTTCTTGTGGGATAATATTAAACACTTTCAGAAAGAGTTAAAACAAAGCCTTGTTTCGTTGGCAAATGACGAATTAATTACTAGAATTAAAATTTCAACTGTTGACCTAGTACCAAACGATTTTTTCGATGAATTAGAAAAAGGAATTCAATATAAAGAGTATTTGCGTCTACAAGATGGTATAATCTCTCACGATGAATTGTTAATATTAGCAAATCACTTATTTCTAACATATCCTAAACTAAGTGATATACTTAAAGATAGATTTAAGTTCATTTTTGTAGATGAATATCAAGATACTAGCAAATTAGTAATAGAGATTTTTTTAGAGCATTTTAAACTAAGTGATAAAAAAAATATTATTGGCTTTTTTGGAGATGCTATGCAATGTATTTATGATAATACTGTTGGCAATTTAGATGCTTATAAAGGCGAAGAAAATGACGAAGTTCGAGAAGTAAAGAAGCAACAAAATAGGAGAAATCCAAAATTAGTTATCGATTTGGCCAATAGACTTAGAACAGATGGTTTGGTACAAACTGAATCAGATGATGAAAATGCTCCTAATATGGATGAAGGAGGTGTCTTAAAGACTGGAAATATTCAATTTTTGTACTCTGACATTAACAACATTCAAGAAATAAAAGAATATCTCGGTTGGGATTTTAGTGATTCAAAAAACACAAAAGAGCTTAATTTAACTCACAATTTAATTGCTGATAAAGCTGGAATTAGAAACCTCATGAATATTTATAATAGTGATGGTGTGTTGAAATATAAAAATCGAGTTCGCAAATACATAAAAGATAACGGAATTGATGAAGATTTCTCTGAAATGACTTTTGGGGAAGTCTTAGACTTTTTAGTAGGTGTAAACCCAACGAATACTATGCAACAATTTATCGATGATAACCCAGAATTATATGATTTCGCTAGGAATCAAAATTGGAATGTTCTTTCAAAGATATATGTGGATAAAGACCAATTACTTGATGATAAAAAACAAAGTGAAGATGATGAAAACAAAAAAGGTTCAAAAAGAGATGCTCTAATTAGGCATTTATTTAAAATAGAGACTAACATTTTTCTTTATTCTAACAAACGTTACAATGAATTTTTAAGGGCAACAGATTATAGGTTTAACATACGAAATATAGAAGACAAAAGAGTTTTAAAAGCGAGTATAGAATCATTGATTGATGTTGGTGAAAAAACTATTGAACATGTAATTATAGAAGCAAATGAAAATGGTATTTGTCTAATTGATGATAAATTGGAGGGTTTTAAAACTAATAAAGAATATATATTTAATAGAGTTAAGAATGTAAAATATAAAGAATTCCAAAAATTATATAATTACTTAGAAGGTTTTACACCTTTTTCAACTCAACATAAAACTAAAGGTGCTGAATTTGATAATGTATTAGTAATTCTAGATAATGGAGGATGGAATAATTATAATTTTAAAAACCTCTTCTTAGTTGCAGGTACTGAATCTGTTCTAGAAAGAACTCAAAAACTATTCTATGTTTGTTGTACAAGATCTAAAGAAAAACTAGCTATCTATTTCAATTCTCCCTCTAATAATGTTATTGCTAAAGCTAAAGAATGGTTCGGAGAAGCTAATGTAATAAAGGTTTAG
- a CDS encoding type II toxin-antitoxin system HipA family toxin, giving the protein MNNRLDKIKVRIFGEEIGILAYDSIKAESYFQHSEVFLQRKQYTNIFPFIIKRVSQTQIFKNYKAHEFRGLPPVIADSLPDDFGNQVFNQWIKSKDIDKHKLSPIFQLAYLSNRGMGSLEYFPGKSLPKAGKINLDAITGILRKVIDVKKNHKELELSDLALLNIFKLGSSPGGARPKIIVSEHKKSKELIPGDVEYSNDYNHYLVKLNMDTDDGYSRELVEFGYYKLALLAGLDMMHCKMIDNKHFATTRYDRINGEKIHVLTATGISGYNFRDPSVSTYENVFAIANNLNLPSGDIDALFRRMVFNYVFNNVDDHLKNHSFLYEKENDRWRISPSYDINYSLNALRKWPNAPHMLSLNSKNTQIKVSDLLTIAEKYSVKSPKKIILEVCKVIYEWENIAEELNIPERVYLSIKDDFTDYSNSI; this is encoded by the coding sequence ATGAATAATAGATTAGATAAGATAAAAGTCAGAATTTTTGGGGAAGAGATAGGCATTTTAGCCTATGATTCTATTAAAGCAGAAAGCTATTTTCAGCATAGTGAAGTCTTTCTGCAGCGTAAACAGTATACCAATATTTTTCCGTTCATTATTAAACGTGTTTCCCAGACTCAAATATTTAAAAACTATAAAGCACACGAATTTAGAGGATTACCTCCAGTGATAGCTGATTCACTTCCAGACGATTTTGGAAATCAAGTCTTTAACCAATGGATAAAATCAAAAGATATTGATAAGCATAAGTTGTCTCCAATCTTCCAATTGGCATATCTATCAAATAGGGGAATGGGTTCATTAGAATATTTTCCCGGAAAGTCATTGCCAAAAGCAGGAAAAATAAATTTGGACGCCATTACTGGTATATTAAGAAAAGTAATAGATGTGAAGAAAAACCATAAAGAATTAGAGCTATCTGATTTAGCACTGCTAAACATCTTTAAACTTGGATCATCTCCAGGTGGCGCTCGCCCAAAAATTATTGTGTCTGAGCATAAAAAGAGTAAAGAATTGATTCCTGGAGATGTGGAATATAGCAATGATTATAATCATTATTTAGTCAAACTGAATATGGATACTGATGATGGGTATTCAAGAGAATTGGTTGAGTTTGGGTATTATAAGCTCGCTTTATTAGCTGGTTTGGATATGATGCATTGTAAAATGATAGATAACAAACATTTCGCGACCACAAGGTACGATCGCATAAATGGAGAAAAAATACATGTTTTGACCGCTACAGGTATCAGTGGTTATAATTTTCGAGATCCTTCAGTTTCTACTTATGAAAATGTATTTGCAATTGCAAATAACTTAAATCTACCATCAGGAGACATCGATGCATTATTTAGAAGAATGGTATTTAATTATGTATTCAATAATGTGGATGATCATCTTAAAAATCATTCTTTTCTTTATGAAAAAGAAAATGATCGCTGGAGAATTTCACCTTCATATGATATTAACTATTCTCTAAACGCACTGAGGAAATGGCCAAATGCGCCACATATGCTAAGTTTAAATAGTAAGAATACTCAAATTAAAGTATCAGATTTGCTAACCATTGCTGAAAAGTATTCCGTAAAAAGTCCTAAAAAAATAATACTCGAAGTTTGTAAAGTTATCTATGAGTGGGAAAATATTGCGGAAGAATTGAATATTCCTGAAAGGGTATACTTATCAATAAAGGACGATTTTACCGATTATTCTAATAGCATTTAA
- a CDS encoding helix-turn-helix transcriptional regulator, whose amino-acid sequence MDNQITITTVINKIGRLVESYRDKEDLTQAELGKRINVSRLTIINIEKGKGSNTLNILKILKYFDLLHDLDVSFNLMLEKANEDDGLSDINLYE is encoded by the coding sequence ATGGATAATCAGATAACAATTACAACAGTCATAAATAAAATAGGACGATTAGTAGAATCGTATAGAGACAAAGAAGATTTAACTCAAGCAGAGTTAGGTAAAAGAATTAATGTTTCGCGTTTGACGATAATTAATATAGAGAAAGGCAAAGGCTCTAATACCCTAAATATTTTGAAAATTTTAAAATACTTTGATTTATTACATGACCTAGACGTAAGTTTTAATCTAATGCTAGAAAAAGCCAATGAAGATGATGGTTTAAGTGACATAAACTTATATGAATAA